The genomic segment TTACATCCTAATCAGGAACAGATAGCAAGGAATGCATATATGTTAGTGTTCAGCTCACTCTATTTTTCATCCAGCCCAAGGCCCACTTCATGAAATAGTGCTCTCCATTCAGGATGGGTCTTTTCATCTCAgttaacacaaataaaaaatctcTTATGTAGACATATGCACAGACCAACCTTACCGAGATAATCCCTCATTGATACCACCTTCCCAGGCGGGTCTcaattgtgtcaagttgacagttaaaaccaaCCCTCAGACTTAACACTCAGCAGCTGTGGGCAGACGGATAGTGGATTTGAGGACCAtgtgagctacacagtgagacccttgcTTGAAAAAGCCTAAAAGCAGGGCAGAGTGGAATCTGTACATGGAAGGCTGTGGAAGCCCTGGTTGTGGAGGGTTCAGATCCAGAGGTAGGAGGCTGGCTTTTGCCTTTGGAGAGCTTGAGATCCTTTGTTCGTTCATAGGAACCATGGTTGTGGACACTGGCATTGTGCTGGGAAAATTACCCACAGCAGGTGAGTGGCAAGTGAACTGTGGAGAAACTCAGTTCTGTGGTCACAGGCAAGAGAGACCCTACCCCACTGCCTGCATGTATGGTGAGGCTCCGCCCCACTAGCTGCCTGTATGATGAGGCCCCGCCCCACTAGCTGCCTGTATGATGAGGCCCCGCCCCACTAGCTGCCTGTATGATGAGGCCCCGCCCCACTAGCTGCCTGTATGATAAGGCTCCGCCCCACTAGCTCCTGTATGATGAGGCCCTGCCCTTTTTGTTGCTTGGATGATATAGCTCCTCCTCTGGGAGAATCTTCATCCAGGTCTCCACACATCACAGTTAATCTTTCCTTACCCTGCTATAGACCCTGAATCTGGCCCTGTACTGGTGGTACCTTCTGGAACTGGGCTTCTACATTTCACTGCTAATCACTCTGCCCTTTGACATTAAACGCAAGGTGAGTTATGAGTTACACGTCAAACTGGATGTGTGGGCACCATGGTGGCGATGCCTCCTAATCTCTGGGGAGAGGCTGAAGTGAGATGAATTGGCCTCAGCGTTGCACTATGAGGTGCTCTTGATTCCTGGCAGAAGGTATGGGATCCAGAGGCCTTATAGATCTTCTGAAAAGGCTTGCTTCCAGGCATGGGGCCCTCCAGCCACAGAGGCTTGTCCCAGTGGTGACCCATTGTCTTCTGCAGGACTTCAAGGAGCAGGTGGTGCACCACTTTGTGACCGTGGGGCTGATAGCTTTCTCCTACAGCTCCAACTTGCTGCGCATTGGCtctgtggtgctgctgctgcatgATTGCTCCGACTACCTTCTGGAGGTGGGTTCACCTCTAACTTGCCCTGCCAACCCTGCTTTTTTCCTGGCCATGGAGAGGAGGCCCTGCCACAACTGGGCTGCCTGATAGACCCCGTCTCTCCTTATCTGCTAGGGTGATGATGCCTTAATCCCTCAACCTCGCTGGGAGGTGAAACCTCACTATTCCCTCTTTAGTGTCCCGGCAACGTAAGGCCCAtttcctcttgctctctctgggACAGGAAGTCCTTATCCCTGTCTGACTCATTTGgatgtgagaccctgccttttcCAGCCTTTTAGGATCTGAGGCACCATGCTCCAGTCTCCCTGGAGATGAAATACTCTGTGTCTTATCCctgccactctttttttttttttttgtccttcctACTTAGTTCTGGAGATACAACCTTACCTCAATCACTTGCTCCTCCCATAGCTTCTTGTCCCCAGGTAAAGGATCCCCCTTGTCTGATCCACCACTTTCCATGGATTCTTGGTCCTAAACCTATTTCTCTTTGCTGCTCTCCCCAGGCTTGTAAGATGTTCAACTATTCCCACTTTCGGCGAGTGTGCAACGCTCTCTTCATCATCTTCTCCTTAGTCTTCTTCTACACTCGCCTCATATTCTTCCCCACCCAGTGAGTTCTGAGGGATAGGGAGATGGGAGGGTGTGCTCAGGATCCAGGAAGGCCTCACCCTTGGTGCTCTACCTCAGGGAACTGGAGGAGTTGGCTGAAGTTTGTCGAGGAGGCAGGAAATGGTGTGCCTGGCCCAGAGCATAGCATATGCAAAAGGCCCAGAGGTCAGAGGAACAGAAACTGAGTGCAGCACTAATGCAGTGCACTCttagaacaggaagagagaggaggaggctgtCCGAGTGCCTGGTCCCTAAAATTGTCTAGtaaatattttttgatatttgttgAGTCTTTGAAATGTGTTAGGGAGTGAAGAAATATCAGAGAGAGCAATGCATGTGTCTGCTCTGGAGCTAACAGATATGGACGAGGAAAAGGACAGACAGGCAAGCAACAGACCACAAGGCACAAGGGACTGATAGcactgaagagaaaataaaactaggaAGTGTGCAGGGAGCAGGTTTGTAGGTAGTTGGCCTTGGATTTGTCCCTCTTCGGGGGTGTTTCACTGATAGCTGTTGTGTATAGAGAATGAATGGGGCTCAAGAACCATACTGATCATAGAAGAAGATGGTCCAGGTGGAGAGAGCAGCATATGCAAAGACTCCGAGGCTAGAATGTGTTCCAGTGTTGGAAGAACAGAAATGAGTTCATGTGGTTGGAACAGAGAGAAGGATAAGGTGCATGCAGGTGGGTGACCAGGGGAAGTAATGAAGGATTCAATGGGATGTTATCTGAAGGGTGGTGGGAGCCATGGAGGACTAAGGCAGATGTGGGAAGGTGGGGCAGATGAACCAGAGCAGGTGAGAGGATATGACCAGAAGGGGACACCATCAGGACTAGGAGAAACTTCAGGAGGCATCAGGAGCCCAGCAGCTCTGTGCTGGTTTTGAGGGGCTTATGCTCCTTGGTAGACATGGAGGCAGGTGGCCTGTCAGCTTGGGCTTTCTGGAAAGTGTGGGTGTGTAAATGCAGGAGTGGCCAGCGTGTGGCAGGCATTTGCAGCAGGAGGCTGGGCAATGTCATCTGGGACATAGGTATGGATACAAGCCAATTCCTAGAGCTCTCTGATTTTGGTTGGAGAGTGATGGAGAAGTTCTGAGAGCTGAAGACTGGACCAGTAGTGACGTTCAGTGATAAAGATCTTGTCTAGTGCCCCTTAGGTACAGGGTTGGGCAGAGAGGAGGAGTCAGAGGGATGAGCGAGAAGGAaggggcaaagaaagaaaagtaaagggaGAAGATGGATAATATGGAGcaaaaagtgaaaatgaaaagaggagaggaagaagataaaagatggaaggaaagactaAAGAAGGGAGTGGAAGTTGGtgaagaagatggaggaggagtacGGAGGAGGGAGATGAGTGTGGAGCAGGGAGAGGTAAgtatggaggagggaggaaggagagaaggaggaggaagggagagtgtgcagaggaagaagaggcagaagaggcagTAGAGTAGAGGAGGGATAGGCGTTTGGGCTCCTAGAAGGCATAagagccttggggggggggggaagtagcTAGGGACAAAGATTAATCAAGGGGATGTggttgaatttttctttctcGTATATGAAATAGCAACAGGGTTAGTTTTGATGGTAGAGGATATGTGTAGGACACGGGAGCTGTGACCTTGCAAAGAGTTGGTCTAGTGGGTTCAGGAACATTGTCTCTGACTGGTGTCCAGGTGCTCTGTGAGATGAGTTGGTAAGTCTCAGGTTGATGTAAAGAGTTATTGTGTATCTAAGGACAGATGGGTAATCATAAAGGGTCACCTGGGAGGGCCAGTGGCACACTTGTTACTGCCTTGTAGTTGTGGTAGAGAAAGGCCAGTTGACATACTTGTATGCTTCACTGATTTAACATAAGCAGGTCAAGAGAGATACCATCTCAGGAGAGGGCACTAGGGAGGCTCAGGAGCACAGATAATCCATGCAAGTTTCTAGAATGGGGAGCTATACAGACCGGTGAAATTCTTTCTTGCTTCCTGCTTTAGGGTCCTCTATTCCACTTTGTTTGACTCCATCAAGAACAGGAGTCCCTTCTTCGGCTACTATTACTTTAATGTGCTCCTGGTGATGCTGCAAATCCTTCATGTGTACTGGTTCTGTCTTATCCTGCGCATGATCTTCAGTTTCCTGTGGAAGGGTCAGGTATGGAGACCTAACAGGGTCGGCTCCCAATGCCCCTCCTTGTCTCAGTGCTCCTCACTATGTTCTGAGCTGTGGTCTCGTCTGTTTTCACAGATGGCAAAGGACATTCGTAGTGATGAGGAAGAATCAGACTCCAGTGATGATGGGGCAGTTCCTGAAAGTCCTCAGCTAAAGAATGGGGTGACTCGAGGGTCTGTCCCAGCCATTGCCAATGGCCCACGGAACCGGGCAACTGGGCGTCTGGCCAATGGGCACACCCAGTCCACATAGACAACTTAGGACTGACATTGAGGGTTGCCTCCAGCATTGTGAATATCCAGATGCTGGGCTGGTGACCCTGGGAGACAGGGAGGTCCTCCCCAAGGTAGGAAGAGGACTTGTGATCTGTTTCCAGCACTTCCCTTTTTATCTTGTCTCCCTTTATCCCTTTGAGCAACTGGACAGAGCCTGGGGGAGCAGTGGACTCTGCATTTGGCCAGAGCCACCCTCAGGCTGTAGCCTGGGGGCTGTGGGGAGCCTTGGCTCCAAGGACCAATAAAACTTCAACAGAGATGAAGTCTCTGCCTGAGAGTTTTGGTTCCCTTCACAAGTCTTCCTTTCCATTCCTCTGTTGACAGGATTCCTCACTGCCACATCAAGATTTATGTCCATTCCCACACACATACTATCATGGCGTGAAAATACTCCCCATCCCCCGGTCAGTGCCTTCATCATATTCTCCTCCAGAGTAGCTCTTCAAGGACATTGTTATTAGCTTATAGGCACTGGCTAACAGGAAAAACATTATTAAGCTTAGATGCAGCTTCTCTGTCTGAGGCTACACAGCATTCCTGGTTCAAGTCAGAAGGTAAGAGCAGAGACCCAAGcacaattaataagaagtctctttGTCACGACTGAGAGCTTAGCAGCTGTACAGATAAAGGTTCACAACATCAAACCTATGGTCTTTGTGCCTTGACATCCACAGTACTGTGATCTCAGGCTTGTAGCCATACTGGTTTCAAACCCTCAAATTCTCTCAAAGCTATTTTTATCTTCAGTattcatctttcttccttctcaaatGCCCCTTCCTATTCTTTCTGGGCTTTCCATCCATGcactatttatattttctgtcactggatgaaggttgtatggtgatagtcaagatattcatcagtatggctatgggagaaggccagttcaggcaccctctctgctgcccaaggatctagctggggacatccccttggacacctgggaacccctctagagtcaagtctcttgccaaccctaaaatagctcccttaattaatatatcttcttccctgctcccatatccatccttcctccatctcaaccatcccattcccccaagctctccccaattctccccttctcccttttctctccccatctccccttctccccatcccaccccacaccctgctcccaacttttgcccagtgatcttgtctacttccaatatccaggaggataaatatgtttttctttgggttcaccttcttacttagcttctctaggatcatgaactataggcttaatgtccactaatgagtgagtacataccatatttatctttttgggtctaggttatctcactcagtaaagtgttttctatttccatccatttgcatgcaaaattcaagatgtcattattttttaccgctgagtagaactctaatgtgtatatgtgccacaccttctttatccattcttccattgaggggcacctaggttgtttccaggttctggctattacaaatagtgctgctatgaacatagttgaacaaatgcttttgtagtatgatagggcatctcttgggtatattcccaagagtggtattgctggatcctttgtgtcctgcttatccagtttgTACAACATACTGTCATTAGTCAaggcaagaacagtttttttttttttttttttttttttttttttttttttttttttttttgcccagtggctaacctCGCCACAATGAAATCAAACTCCAGAAGGgatttcttcaatgcccatcatcttttctgaagtaagttggtgctgccaggaacagagatatctcactgttCTGAAAAGCCTCAGGTTATtcaatcttaaatgccatattttgtatgtttttgaagtgtttgaagaccatctatctaaatgTATAGgcttaaccttgaaaatatacctaatatgactacaagtttgattattaaaGATGACTACTAACCTGCATCTTTtagttatatattacatttttaaatgagctgcattaGAGCAATACTCcaataagagtagaaacataattcagtataacaaaaataaccttaaatttatgtcaatatacaaaaagtccataccaatgtaaaatattagaaacagTTTTTCAAAAGTAAACTCAACAATGCACacttttatcccatcatttttatactgtatttctccttttgacttcagaaagagatccctgaatctaaacTCCTCATTTAGCTTTTTccatgaccagtaacaatttgTAACCCCCTCCAAGTGATGACAAACATTTATAACCCAACaaatgaccaaaacaaaacaaaaccactcaccccacctcttgggaatgggCACATTgtgttctctaaactgcttcttgTTGTCTGGAGGTAATGGCATCTTTGGGGGACTGTGAGAAAATTATGATAATAGTAAAGTCCTGGTTAGAATAGTCTGTGGGgatggaccatctcagccagcagccttgaagctgttctggatgcagaactctgaggataCTGCAACAGAGGCaatctgagaggctggatcacctgggacaTCCATTTTTATTGGTGCCTTgcccccttgctctgaaaacacaaaactCTGAAAGGTAACAtacattaacacaagtatgggcTGTATGTTGTATAAGAACCTGCCAAAGATGTGTTGTCGTTTGTTTGATCAGGTAAAATATATGTTGTCTGTCTTGTAGTTATTTTAGGtacatttctttctgtctgtaaGCAGGCTTCCAGGGGGGGTCTTCTCTGATCAAATCTGGTCCCTTATCAATCTTGAACAGATCCACAGCCTTTTGCTTCCCCAAAGCAAGACTTTTTTTTGGAATTCCATTTGAAAGttaaggcattcttttttttttctcaatttttttattaaaaatttccatctcctccccttctcctcccccttccctccccttccttccacccatacccccactccacccctctccaagccaaagagccatcagggttcccttcactatgttaagtccaaggtcctcccagctccccctaagttcaggaaggtgagcaaccaaactgacaaggctcacagtgagcccgtccatgctgtagagttcatgctcatcgcctttgtccttggtttctcagtcctcctccaccgtcagccacattcagagagtccggtttggtcccctgttccatcagtcccattccaactggacttggtggtctcccgttagatctgtcccaccgtctcaatgggtacacgcactcctcacggtcctgacttccttgctcgtgatctccctccttatgctcctcatcaggaccttgggagctcaatccggtgctcctatgtggggctctgtcattttctccagccaatgccaggtgaaggttctatggtgatatgcaagatattcatgagtatggcaataggatctggacatttctggcagcctctcctcagctgcccaaggaactagctgggggcgtcttcctggacacctgggaacccgtctagagtcaagtctctgccaaccctagaatggctcccttaactaagatatataattccttgttcccatatccacccttcctatatcccaaccatcctattcccccaagctcttcccatcctccacttcacacttttctctccccatccccccatccccccatcctaccccacccccaagttcccattttttgtccggcaatcttgtttacttccaatatccaggaggataactatatgtttttctttggattcaccttcttatatatcttctctaggatttttttttttttacgaattataggctcgatatcctttatttatggctagaaaccaattatgagtgagtacatcccatgttcatctttttgggcctgggttacctcactcaggatggtgttttctatttccatccatttgcatgcacattgctggtgggaatgcaaacttgtgcaaccgctttggaatgcagtgtggaggtttctcaggaaatttgggatcaacctaccccaggacccagcaatcccactgttgggaatttacccaagagatgcccaatcatattacaaaagcatttgttcaactatgtttatagcagcattatttgtaatagccagaacctggaaacaacctagattcctttcagtggaagaatggatgaagaaagtgtggaatatatacatattagagtactactcggcggtaaaaaacaatgacatcttgaattttgcaagttAAGGCACTCTTAAAGGTTCTAGACTGGTTTATTCAAGGCATTCTTAAAGTTCCTAGGCTGGTTTATTTTAGCAGTCCCTTTCACAATCCTGTCTACAAGCAGCTGTCATTTGTttatcagcattcaaaaaattcacagacatcacaataaaataataatgatacagGATCAGACTTCCTGTATATTTCCTATCTCTGTGtgacttattctttttattactttattttttattttttatgactatACCTTTTTTTCTTATGCCTACATACATTGTTAAACACACTGTCTTGTTTAGAGGTTATTTTCCATCTGAACCTGTTTTACTATATATCTGTAACCTTTCTGACTGCATGAACAAAATCTTAAATGAAGCTTAGCTCATGGTGTGCTGGTAGCTGGCTCCACCCCATCAGTTTTCTGAGAGCCTAGCCTCATGACAGAGGTACTGACCAGAGCCATGTTTACTACCCCAACTCTGGGAAGTTTCTGGGTCCATGATGCTGTAGGCATTTCTACCTAGTCTCATGTCGACTGCTCctaaaccccattcaagtgcttagtagcagggcctcttaaaagaggtATGCCTCTGTATACCAGTAGCCTCTAGCCTATCTGAGAGACAATGGCCACCAGGAAACCATGTTTGACTCTGTGTCGCAAATTCTCTCTCTAAATCTTTTTTAAGGCCTTATGTGgtcccacattgggtgccatatGCATGCTGCAAGTCTTTCTCTATCCTACCAGCCAGATCCCatatcatgacacagagacttcttattaattataaaatcttggctgatagcttatatttgttttttttctaattagtttttatatcttaaattaacccatatctttcaatctatgttcttttatgtgaTTTGGTTACCTTTACTTTGTGAAACCCATGCTGTATGCTCTGCATCTCTAGAGTCTTCTCacaactctgctcttcttcctagcATTGTCTCTGTCCTGAATATTCttcctagttattggccattcaactttttattaaaccaatcatagtgacacaTATtaagtatacaaaaagattattttacaatgttttgaggccagcctgggaaggaGAACCAACctagaaaagcaacaacaaaaatcacagaTCAGACATACATAGAGGTACATGGGCACCATGAGATTTCATGCAGCCGTAAAGAATAAATCATGTTGTTTCAAGAAAGTCGATACAACTGGAAATCATGTCTTGTGAAATAAACCACAGTCTGAGGGCAAatactaaatgttttcctttatgcaaaacttagattttaaattataaatatttgtgtatatgtatgtgtttgcatttatatgtttatagGTCATGAAAATATAAGGGATCATAAGAGAGGAGGAAGCAATCTTAAGAGAGATAAAGAATGTAATACACGTGTcatggaaacagaagggaaagagaaccAAACAGGAGGTGACAACCTGGGGAATGTGGAAAGGAAGAATAATGAGTGATTGAATAAGAACAAAGTATAACTACTCATGTGTATGAAGATGCTGCAATAAAactcattactttttatttaaatgtaagaaaCAAAAGTAGGACCAATAAACTTAAAACACACAATGGCCTTACTAATAACTTTAGTGCGGAGTAATGCTGCATTCTAAAAATGGGAT from the Arvicola amphibius chromosome 10, mArvAmp1.2, whole genome shotgun sequence genome contains:
- the Cers4 gene encoding ceramide synthase 4, whose product is MLFSFSEWLWQEKYWLPPNSTWAELEDRDGLVFAHPHHMLAALPVALVLVAVRIVFERFVALPLSRWMGVRDQIRRQMKPNPVLEKYFLRMGQRPVETQMVLLAAQCGLTLRQTQRWFRRRRNLERPRLSKKFCEASWRFVFYLCSFVGGISVLYHEPWLWTLALCWENYPQQTLNLALYWWYLLELGFYISLLITLPFDIKRKDFKEQVVHHFVTVGLIAFSYSSNLLRIGSVVLLLHDCSDYLLEACKMFNYSHFRRVCNALFIIFSLVFFYTRLIFFPTQVLYSTLFDSIKNRSPFFGYYYFNVLLVMLQILHVYWFCLILRMIFSFLWKGQMAKDIRSDEEESDSSDDGAVPESPQLKNGVTRGSVPAIANGPRNRATGRLANGHTQST